The Deltaproteobacteria bacterium DNA window ACCTATGATGCCCGTAACGACCTGATCTATGTCCTTGATGCAGCCTTCGGCACCCTTCTGATCCTGGAAGGGGAACACCGTGAATATGTGGATGCCATCAATACGGCGACAAATCCCTGCTCCCTCTGCTATGACTATATAAATGAACGTATCTACATAACGGATCGGGGCGACGGACTCGTCTCCAGGGAACCATCTCTTTCAGTTTACAAGGCAGGGCGGTTTTGCTCGTTAATTCAGGCAATCTCTCTGGGTGTGCCGTATAATTGTTCGGAGGTCGTCTACGATGAGGCGCACAACCTGATCTATGTCAACAGGGGGCTGACTCGGGTATATGACGCGGAGTCCCTGGATTTCGTGACCGAGATCTCTACTTCACTGCCTTATTCCATTGCAACCGGCCTTATCGATGGGACCAGTCCTTCCCTGCTTTACATCGGACAGCCATCTTCGGTGGAGGCCTTCGAGATCAGAGAGGCGGACCAGTACATCCGCCTGGGATATGTCAGTCTGTCTGCGCCGGCAACGAAGATTGCGGCCGTTCACAGCCTTGGCTGTCCTGAAATCATATCCCTGAGTCCCCTGGAGGGAAAGCCCGGCGATACGGTAACGATTCTCGGCTTGAATTTCGGAGACGGCCAGGGGTTGAGCCGCGTGGAGTTTGGCGGCATTTCAGCTACGGAAGGGGATATCGTCTCATGGAGTCATTCAAAGATCGAAGTCAATGTGCCCCTTATGGGCCAGTCCGGCCCGGTCCGGGTGGTCGTCGGGAACCTTTCCTCTGCGCCGCCGGACGGAGAAGATGTAAAGGAGTTCACGGTAGTCCCGGGCAGATCCATTCATGTGAATGCACGGGACGGCAGCGACCACGGGGACGGAACCGAAGCCAGTCCATATCAAACCATCACCTGTGCCCTCTCCAAGGCCGGTCCTTCAGACACAATCTATATCCATTGGGGCAGATACACCCGGGATCTGGGCGAACGCTTTCCTTTGAGAGTCGGTGAAGGTGTCCATCTTGAAGGATGTGAGGGTTACGTTCAGGTCAAATATTCTTCTCCCGGTGATGCCGCCGTTGAGATGGCTGAAGGATCGTCGCTCAACAATATCGGGATCTATGGAGAGGAAAGAGCAGCCGGTGAAGCCGTTCCGGCCACCGGGATCATCTGCAGGGGCAATGTCCGTGTCGAAGACACAGCCGTTACCGGGTTCCGGACAGGAATTTCACTGGAGAGCGGGTTTCATAGCGAGATCTCTCCCGTGATAACCGGATCGGATATATCGGCCTGCGACAAGGGGATTTACGTCTATGGCAACGTCAATGCGAAGATTGTTGACAATAATCTGTTCCAGAACCGCATAGCCATCGATATGGCAGGCAATTCCAACTATGTGGCATCCAATGACCTCTGGGAAAACCTCGAAATAGGAATAAATGCCGGGGGCCGTACCGCCTTTCTTCTTGGTAATATGATCTCCAAGACATTTGATCCGGATCAAGCGGCGGTTGGTCAAGGCATAAGCGGCGGTGGTCTCACAAACAGTTTTTTTTACAGAAACTGTGTCAGTAATAATCATACCGGACTCGGTCTCTTTACCAGAAACGGATACAGGTATATAATCAGAGACAATACCTTCCATGGCAATAGCCGTGAAGGCCTTTACCTGACTGGCGATGGCGAAGGCCTCATCCTGCAAAATCGCTTTGAATGGAACGGCCAAAACGGTATTTATCTGACTGCCGAACATTCCATCCTTGAACGAAACACCATCGCTCACAACCAGGACGGCCTGTTGATTATGTACAGGAGTGACTCCGGTTCAGTAGAAACGACCCTTATTGGGAACTATATCATTGACAATATCCGAGACGGCGTCTCGATCGTTGGTAAACTGAATGACGAGTTTGAAGAGACCGTTTCGGTCAGAATAGGTGAGGCCGAAGGTGGCGGAAATACGATTACCGGAAACGGTACGGGGATTTCCAGCCACAACGCCAAATTATACGTATTCAACAACAGCATAGAGAGTAACCAGCAGGGAGTGAAGGTCCATGATGCAGGGTATGTGGTACTGGGATCCCAGATGCATCCGGGCAATAATGTCATCCGTAATAATACCCGCGTCGGCCTGACAAACTATATGAACCGTCTTGTCCATGCCGAGGGGAATGTATGGAACCCGGATGTCCAGGGCGCCGACAGCGAAGGCCGATATGACCATCAGACAGTCGAAGGACCGGTCGAGCCGGAATACGGAAATAATTTCGGTATCACTGGCCAATATGGCAAGATTCAATTTTGATCAGCCCTGGAGTCCCTGGTTATCAGGAGTCCGGGAAAAGGAGGGGAGTGTTCGCCTGCCTGCGCGGGAATCAAGACACAATCGACCGGATAAGGTCACCGCGGCCGATTACTCCGGCCATCTTTCCTTCCCTCATAACGGGGATTGTATTTATCCGTTTTTCCGCCATGAGATTTGCCACCTCGTCAATAGGAGTTTCGTCCTTTACCGTGACAACATCCCGTGTGCAGATATCTTCAGCCGTGGTGCCTGCCATCTTCCTGAGTTCTTTATCGAATTTTTTCGGATTTTCCAGAAAGATGGGCGAATCCAGAAAAAATATAACACTGGGGATGTGCAGCTTTTTGTTTTGGTCTATAAGATCGGCCTCTGTAACAATCCCAACGAGGTTTCCGGCATCGTCCACCACTGGCACCCCGTTGATGCGGTACTCAGAAAGCAGTCTGGCAAGATCCGGCACCGATGTGTCCGGGTGAACCGTGATTACAGGTGATGTCATGATGTCTTTTGCTCTGCGCATGGGAAAAACCTCTGTAAGCGTTCACAGGTTCAGGGGTTCAGGGTTACCTTTGAACCCTGAACCCCTGAACCTGTGAACCTTTGAACCCTGAACCTGTGAACCTCTTTGCCTTACCCGTTTCACTTGGTAATACTCGCTTTCTCGACAATTACATTGTATCTGTAGCCCGCCCCAAAATCCTTGTCGGTGTATAGTGTGCCGCTGATAGTAATGACATCTCCAAGCGAAGGCAGATCCTGGGATGTTACAACAAGGTCGTAATTTCCTTTTTTTTCATCCCCTGATCCGTCCTGCAGATGAATCCAGTTTTTTCCCAGGATTGAGGGAAGGACTTTTACGACCTTGCCGCGCACAGTTACTTTATTGTTACAGAGATCGGATCTTTTTTCGTAAACTTCGGCAATCGTGTATGCATCCTGGCCTGCGGCCTTTTCGACCTTTACATCTCCAATCGGTGTACTGACACCCATTCCGCCGGCTGCAGGAGCCTTCATCATGCCCATCGTGAGATCTCCGCGGGGCATTTCCATACCTTCTTCAACCGGCTCACCTTTTTCAGAGACAGGGCCGGCGGACAGTATGATCCTTTCAAAGGTGCGATCAAGGGTGCTGCTGGTGAAGTTGACCATTTCTATACCCGGTTTGAGTACAACGTCCTCTTCCTGCGAGACCTGCATCTCAGGCACTGCAACCCATATTTTTTCTCCGTCCTTGTCCAGCAGGATATAGGTGTACCCCCCGCTATTCATGGTTTCTGCCACCTTGCCTGAGAGGACGTTCATCTTGACAGCGGCCTGATCGCCGGGCTTTTCATTGGAATCGCTGTTACAGGCGACCATGCCGGCTACTGAAAAAAGGATCAAAAAGGTACCAAAAAGATTTATTGCCCTGATTTGTTTGATCATTCTATTTTCACCTGTTTCTTGATATTTTTTTGTTGACAGTATATTGCTTTTGCATGTTACGCAACACTTTTGTTGGGTAAACTGGATATTTCATATAAGATACAGGCAGCAAGCACCGGGTAGGCTGCTTGCCATACAATTACTGCCATTGGTCTGAAGATTCTTTCATAGAGCAACCATTTTTTGAGTCAACTCCTCAATTNNNNNNNNNNNNNNNNNNNNNNNNNNNNNNNNNNNNNNNNNNNNNNNNNNNNNNNNNNNNNNNNNNNNNNNNNNNNNNNNNNNNNNNNNNNNNNNNNNNNNNNNNNNNNNNNNNNNNNNNNNNNNNNNNNNNNNNNNNNNNNNNNNNNNNNNNNNNNNNNNNNNNNNNNNNNNNNNNNNNNNNNNNNNNNNNNNNNNNNNNNNNNNNNNNNNNNNNNNNNNNNNNNNNNNNNNNNNNNNNNNNNNNNNNNNNNNNNNNNNNNNNNNNNNNNNNNNNNNNNNNNNNNNNNNNNNNNNNNNNNNNNNNNNNNNNNNNNNNNNNNNNNNNNNNNNNNNNNNNNNNNNNNNNNNNNNNNNNNNNNNNNNNNNNNNNNNNNNNNNNNNNNNNNNNNNNNNNNNNNNNNNNNNNNNNNNNNNNNNNNNNNNNNNNNNNNNNNNNNNNNNNNNNNNNNNNNNNNNNNNNNNNNNNNNNNNNNNNNNNNNNNNNNNNNNNNNNNNNNNNNNNNNNNNNNNNNNNNNNNNNNNNNNNNNNNNNNNNNNNNNNNNNNNNNNNNNNNNNNNNNNNNNNNNNNNNNNNNNNNNNNNNNNNNNNNNNNNNNNNNNNNNNNNNNNNNNNNNNNNNNNNNNNNNNNNNNNNNNNNNNNNNNNNNNNNNNNNNNNNNNNNNNNNNNNNNNNNNNNNNNNNNNNNNNNNNNNNNNNNNNNNNNNNNNNNNNNNNNNNNNNNNNNNNNNNNNNNNNNNNNNNNNNNNNNNNNNNNNNNNNNNNNNNNNNNNNNNNNNNNNNNNNNNNNNNNNNNNNNNNNNNNNNNNNNNNNNNNNNNNNNNNNNNNNNNNNNNNNNNNNNNNNNNNNNNNNNNNNNNNNNNNNNNNNNNNNNNNNNNNNNNNNNNNNNNNNNNNNNNNNNNNNNNNNNNNNNNNNNNNNNNNNNNNNNNNNNNNNNNNNNNNNNNNNNNNNNNNNNNNNNNNNNNNNNNNNNNNNNNNNNNNNNNNNNNNNNNNNNNNNNNNNNNNNNNNNNNNNNNNNNNNNNNNNNNNNNNNNNNNNNNNNNNNNNNNNNNNNNNNNNNNNNNNNNNNNNNNNNNNNNNNNNNNNNNNNNNNNNNNNNNNNNNNNNNNNNNNNNNNNNNNNNNNNNNNNNNNNNNNNNNNNNNNNNNNNNNNNNNNNNNNNNNNNNNNNNNNNNNNNNNNNNNNNNNNNNNNNNNNNNNNNNNNNNNNNNNNNNNNNNNNNNNNNNNNNNNNNNNNNNNNNNNNNNNNNNNNNNNNNNNNNNNNNNNNNNNNNNNNNNNNNNNNNNNNNNNNNNNNNNNNNNNNNNNNNNNNNNNNNNNNNNNNNNNNNNNNNNNNNNNNNNNNNNNNNNNNNNNNNNNNNNNNNNNNNNNNNNNNNNNNNNNNNNNNNNNNNNNNNNNNNNNNNNNNNNNNNNNNNNNNNNNNNNNNNNNNNNNNNNNNNNNNNNNNNNNNNNNNNNNNNNNNNNNNNNNNNNNNNNNNNNNNNNNNNNNNNNNNNNNNNNNNNNNNNNNNNNCTATTGTAATTGACTCATGGGAGGTTGTGGGTATCGAAGGTTTGACCACTGCAGGGTTTTATGGGCCGCTTGGCAGTGGCAGCCATGAAACCCATAAAGATTTCGTGGCCAATCCCATAAATGCGGTCGTCGTTTTGCAGGATCCTTACAAAGAAAACAATCCCGATTCCAAGACCCTGGTTATCCTGACCAACAGCCCTGCAAGTAAACCGTTAAAGGTCTATGACGGGTATGATCCCCGCAGCGAAATTGAAAACTCCCTGTTTCGGGAAGCAAAGCAGGCGTGGTTCATCCAGAGGCCTCCACAAAATACCAAGGCTGCTTTTAGAGCCCATGCGTATCTAACCATCTTGACCATGGCCCTGACCACTGCCTATCAAGGCTGGATGGATCAACAGGATAAATTGGAACAGAACGGCCAAGATACCGGAATTCGTAAATTCCGGGAAAAGGTCAAGGAAGAAAACGGCAACAAGCTTATAATCTTTGACCAGGACCGCTACGCCATCTTTGATGCCTATGAGGTTTTCATTCTCTGCGGTCGTAATGTTCTTATGCCAACCGGAGTTCCTGAAAGGATCACCAAAGAAGATATATTACAAAAGTACAGTGTTCAGCTGGAATGATTTTATTCCTGAACTTTACTGCTCTTTCCTGAAATTCTCCCTCCACCTTTTTTGAGTACTGCTGTTGTCAGAGACAATCTGCCAGCCTCGTTGTTCGAATTTTATACCCCATAAATAATCTGCGCTGTTGCCGTCTCAATCCTGGCTATGGTGGTATTTTTACCCATAGCTTGAGAAAAGACGATCACAGCTTGCCTCTGAAGGCTCAAAAGAGCCTCCTGTGCTGCGTCACAAAATTCGCCTGCGCTTATATGAAATATCNNNNNNNNNNNNNNNN harbors:
- a CDS encoding DNA-binding protein — protein: MIKQIRAINLFGTFLILFSVAGMVACNSDSNEKPGDQAAVKMNVLSGKVAETMNSGGYTYILLDKDGEKIWVAVPEMQVSQEEDVVLKPGIEMVNFTSSTLDRTFERIILSAGPVSEKGEPVEEGMEMPRGDLTMGMMKAPAAGGMGVSTPIGDVKVEKAAGQDAYTIAEVYEKRSDLCNNKVTVRGKVVKVLPSILGKNWIHLQDGSGDEKKGNYDLVVTSQDLPSLGDVITISGTLYTDKDFGAGYRYNVIVEKASITK